A window of the Diospyros lotus cultivar Yz01 unplaced genomic scaffold, ASM1463336v1 superscaf1, whole genome shotgun sequence genome harbors these coding sequences:
- the LOC127792854 gene encoding transcription factor TCP2: MDVEEIRTQGCKFQRIGNGRADRDKIGKNGDEQYPDDEEDGEVKTGGRIGGGGSDIGRALGRFCGWPASRIVRVSRSSGGKDRHSKVWTSKGLRDRRVRLSVSTAIQFYDLQDRLGYDQPSKAVEWLLKAASKSIDELPSLNAYFPDTSKQLSDEKWSSTGTDQGFDSAEVELDGDLSYQQQQQQHVSLPKSACSSTSETSKGSGFSLTRSKRRIKARERAKERTVEKEKEKETNHPTVINPISQSSFTELLTSGIHSVNGNNPAASHNGSAHQNHGGGEANLFQKHHRQWSSAPMDCFVSGLPHHSSGFSGQIQLGNPLPQSMIVDHHHELQHFSLVPDHFIPVASTAGGTDYDLNFTISSGLAGLNRGTLQSNSPSLLPHLQRLPPIDGSNVPFFIGTAAPNAVPVENHHHFSAGFDGRLQLCYGDSGRHSDQKGKGKN, encoded by the coding sequence ATGGATGTGGAGGAGATTCGCACGCAGGGATGTAAATTTCAAAGGATCGGCAACGGTAGGGCTGATCGGGACAAGATAGGGAAAAATGGGGACGAGCAATACCCAGACGATGAGGAAGACGGGGAAGTCAAGACAGGTGGAAGAATTGGTGGTGGTGGAAGTGACATCGGCCGCGCTCTTGGGCGGTTTTGCGGGTGGCCAGCTTCCCGGATCGTTAGGGTTTCTCGATCATCTGGTGGGAAAGATCGGCACAGCAAGGTCTGGACCTCAAAGGGGCTTCGAGACCGTCGAGTTCGCCTCTCGGTCTCCACTGCTATTCAGTTTTACGATCTTCAAGATCGTCTGGGTTACGATCAGCCGAGCAAAGCCGTGGAATGGCTACTCAAGGCTGCTTCCAAGTCCATCGATGAGCTCCCTTCTCTCAACGCTTACTTTCCGGACACATCCAAGCAATTGAGCGACGAAAAGTGGTCAAGCACAGGTACCGATCAAGGATTCGATTCTGCTGAAGTGGAATTAGATGGCGATCTGAGCTATCAgcagcaacagcagcagcatGTTTCCTTACCCAAATCTGCTTGTAGCAGCACCTCGGAGACGAGCAAGGGGTCTGGGTTTTCCCTAACGCGGTCTAAGCGTCGCATAAAAGCCCGAGAACGAGCCAAAGAAAGAACggtggagaaagaaaaggagaaagaaaccAATCATCCAACTGTCATCAACCCTATATCTCAAAGCTCTTTCACTGAACTTCTCACCAGTGGCATACATAGTGTCAATGGCAACAACCCTGCTGCTAGTCATAATGGATCAGCTCATCAAAACCATGGTGGCGGCGAGGCTAATTTATTCCAGAAGCACCATCGTCAGTGGTCTTCGGCTCCGATGGACTGCTTTGTCTCGGGACTTCCCCATCACTCATCTGGGTTTTCCGGGCAAATTCAACTGGGTAATCCTCTTCCACAGTCTATGATCGTCGATCACCATCACGAGCTGCAGCATTTCTCTCTTGTCCCAGACCATTTCATTCCGGTCGCTTCCACCGCCGGCGGGACTGACTATGACCTTAACTTCACAATTTCTTCCGGCCTTGCTGGCTTGAATAGGGGGACCCTTCAGTCCAATTCACCGTCTTTGTTGCCTCACCTTCAGAGGTTGCCTCCAATAGACGGATCAAATGTGCCCTTCTTCATCGGCACTGCGGCTCCTAATGCTGTCCCTGTGGAGAATCACCATCACTTTTCAGCTGGGTTTGATGGCCGCTTGCAACTCTGCTACGGCGATAGCGGCCGGCATTCAGACCAGAAGGGGAAAGGAAAAAACTGA
- the LOC127792853 gene encoding probable inositol transporter 2 — MEGAIHPTDTSAFRDCFSLAWRNPYVLRLAFSAGIGGLLFGYDTGVISGALLYIRDDFKSVDKETVLQESIVSMAVAGAIIGAAIGGWLNDRYGRRTAILIADFLFFIGAVIMASAPNPALLILGRVFVGLGVGMASMTSPLYISEASPAKIRGALVSTNGFLITGGQFLSYLINLAFTKARGTWRWMLGIAGVPALLQFTLMLLLPESPRWLYRKGREEEADAILRKIYPAEDVEAEIAALKESVQAEIQEKESCQKISIVKLLQTKTVRRGLIAGVGLQVFQQFVGINTVMYYSPTIVQLAGFASNRTALLLSLITSGLNACGSIVSIYFIDRTGRKKLLVMSLFGVIISLGLLSAVFHQTTTNSPAVSALETSHYAAYTCPDYSSAGTSAHWDCMKCLKASSPDCGFCASPTNKLFPGACLLSNDTVKDKCRGDDRLWYTRGCPSKYGWLALIGLALYIIFFSPGMGTVPWIVNSEIYPLRFRGICGGIAATSNWISNLIVAQSFLSLTQAIGTSWTFLIFGVISVLALFFVLIFVPETKGLPIEEIEKMLEMRALQLKFWEKGPNAQQKNQNV; from the exons ATGGAAGGAGCCATACATCCGACGGATACGTCGGCTTTCAGAGACTGCTTTTCGCTCGCATGGCGGAATCCTTATGTCCTTCGCCTCGCCTTCTCCGCTGGAATCGGTGGCCTTCTCTTCGGCTACGACACCG GAGTTATATCAGGGGCTCTGCTCTACATTAGAGATGACTTCAAGTCTGTGGATAAGGAAACAGTTTTGCAG GAAAGCATTGTGAGCATGGCAGTTGCAGGAGCAATCATCGGCGCTGCTATTGGTGGTTGGTTGAACGATCGTTATGGAAGAAGAACTGCAATCCTAATTGCcgattttctcttcttcattgGAGCTGTTATCATGGCTTCAGCTCCAAATCCTGCTCTTCTCATCCTTGGAAGAGTTTTCGTTGGACTTGGCGTTGGAATGGCGTCAATGACATCGCCATTGTACATATCAGAAGCTTCCCCAGCAAAAATCCGAGGGGCCTTAGTCAGCACCAATGGCTTCTTGATCACTGGAGGCCAGTTCTTGTCATACCTTATCAACTTAGCCTTCACCAAG GCACGGGGAACGTGGAGATGGATGCTCGGAATTGCTGGAGTTCCAGCTTTGCTGCAGTTCACACTGATGCTGCTACTTCCGGAGTCTCCTCGTTGGCTATACCGCAAg gggagagaagaagaagcagatgCCATACTGAGGAAAATATACCCTGCAGAAGATGTGGAAGCAGAGATTGCGGCCCTTAAAGAATCAGTCCAagcagaaattcaagaaaaggAATCTTGCCAGAAGATTAGCATTGTCAAGCTACTCCAAACAAAAACAGTGAGAAGAGGACTCATTGCCGGTGTCGGCCTCCAGGTCTTCCAGCAATTTGTCGGCATAAACACAGTTATGTATTACAGCCCCACAATAGTTCAGTTGGCTGGTTTTGCATCCAACCGAACTGCTCTCCTTCTTTCGCTCATCACATCTGGACTCAACGCTTGTGGCTCGATTGTGAGCATTTACTTTATTGATAGGACGGGAAGGAAGAAGCTTCTTGTCATGAGCTTGTTTGGTGTTATTATCTCGCTCGGCCTTCTTTCAGCAGTCTTTCACCAGACTACAACAAACTCACCAGCTGTTAGCGCTTTGGAAACGTCTCATTATGCTGCATACACCTGCCCGGATTACAGTTCAGCAGGAACTTCTGCTCATTGGGACTGTATGAAATGCTTGAAGGCTTCTTCTCCAGATTGTGGATTCTGTGCTTCACCAACTAACAAG CTGTTTCCCGGGGCTTGTCTGCTCTCCAACGATACAGTGAAGGATAAATGTCGGGGGGATGACAGGTTATGGTACACAAGAGGATGTCCAAGCAAGTATGGATGGCTTGCACTCATCGGCTTAGCACTCtacatcatcttcttctctcctGGGATGGGAACTGTGCCATGGATTGTCAACTCGGAGATATACCCTTTAAGGTTCCGGGGGATCTGTGGAGGCATAGCTGCAACATCAAACTGGATTTCAAACCTCATTGTTGCCCAGTCCTTCCTTTCCTTGACACAGGCAATAGGGACTTCTTGGACATTccttatatttggggtgatatCTGTTTTAGCCCTCTTCTTTGTCCTAATTTTCGTTCCAGAAACCAAAGGGCTTCCCATCGAAGAGATCGAGAAGATGCTGGAGATGAGAGCTCTGCAACTGAAGTTCTGGGAGAAGGGGCCTAATGCACAGCAGAAGAATCAAAATGTGTGA
- the LOC127793088 gene encoding uncharacterized protein LOC127793088, translating into MGKFPHRHELRKLSSLNLRSDSVNTDDSINVEELHRYTSLKDIIETSPPRRAGSHDPSGFDSANISIRNELVKHAASVYVQSAAILIQRDQNVLARFWENLKHKLPPRSCWRAYVGEPLRACFEPVLRLLNCAANKIARARRERFYNRMKLV; encoded by the coding sequence ATGGGCAAATTCCCTCATCGTCACGAACTGCGAAAACTTTCCTCGCTGAATCTGAGAAGCGATTCCGTCAACACCGATGATTCGATCAACGTCGAGGAGCTCCACCGGTACACCAGCCTGAAGGACATTATCGAGACCTCGCCACCCCGCCGCGCCGGCAGCCACGATCCCTCCGGCTTCGACTCCGCCAACATCTCCATCCGCAACGAGCTCGTCAAGCATGCCGCCTCGGTCTACGTCCAGTCGGCGGCGATTCTCATCCAGCGCGACCAGAATGTGCTGGCTCGGTTCTGGGAGAATCTGAAGCACAAGCTCCCGCCTCGCTCGTGCTGGCGAGCCTACGTCGGCGAGCCGCTGCGAGCTTGCTTCGAGCCGGTGTTACGGCTACTGAATTGCGCGGCGAACAAGATCGCGAGAGCGAGGCGCGAGAGGTTTTACAATCGCATGAAATTAGTTTAA